TATTATCCAGTATGAGTGGGGTGACCTGGGGGTTTAGCACCTTATTCAATATATGATCGGACAAGCATATTAAAAAGTACCTGGCTTGGTTTCACACATTTTTCCTTTTCAGGAAACTGTTTATCAAACTCTTCCAGATTTTCATGACTGACATTGTACACATCACTGTAAATATATTTCCATGCTGTGCCCCCGGTAATTTTTTTCTCATCAAGCACATGTATTAACTGACCAAGGGGATATCTTCCTTCTGCGTTTGCGATATTAAAATCCCTGCTGTTTTTAAAACCATGCCTGCAATAGTTATGCGGATCACCCAGTATTATCACTGCCGGATATCCCATCTCCTTTGCCGTGGCAATACCTTTTCTTATCAATTCACCACCTATCCCAATATGTTGATACATGGGCAGTACACAGATCGGGCCAAAGGTTGCGGTTTCAAGTCGGTTGCCATTACCATCTTCCAGGTGTGAATTGGTAAAGACAATACAGCCCACAATCCT
The nucleotide sequence above comes from Desulfatiglans sp.. Encoded proteins:
- a CDS encoding N-acetyltransferase; protein product: MEFTIRKGAHADNREVEYVTREAFWNLYVPGCDEHLTIHNIWTHKDFLPDLYYVAVIENRIVGCIVFTNSHLEDGNGNRLETATFGPICVLPMYQHIGIGGELIRKGIATAKEMGYPAVIILGDPHNYCRHGFKNSRDFNIANAEGRYPLGQLIHVLDEKKITGGTAWKYIYSDVYNVSHENLEEFDKQFPEKEKCVKPSQVLFNMLVRSYIE